A stretch of DNA from Micromonospora sp. NBC_01813:
CTCGCCCAGCCGATCGGTCAGCTGGTTGATCTGGTACGTCTGGAATCCGGCCAGCCCGGCCAGCGCGACCACCAGCAGCAGCGCGGTCACCCCCGGCCAGCCGCGCCGAGGCGGCGGCACCACCCGGCGCAGTTGGTCCGCCGGTGGCGCCCACGAACCGGGGCGCTCCGGCGAGGGTCCCGGCGCTGATCCGTACGCCGCCGGTTCGGCCGACTCACCGGCCGGTGTCGACGTGTCCGGGGTGATCGGCGGGCCGCTCTGTGGATCCGGCGTCGTCGGGGCCCACGGCGGCACGAAGGCCGCCCGGGACGGCAACGGGTGTGTCGCGGGGTCCAGCGCGGCGTGCCGCGGCCTGGCTGGATCCATGACAGGATCGGACCGCTGATCGTATCCACTGGTCATTTGTGGCAGCCTCTCCTCCGCTGCGGCAGCCCGGCCCACCTGCCGCGCAAGCGGCGATACGAACCGTACCGGGGAGTACGGCCTTTGTCGTGCCGGCCAACCGGTGAAAATGCGAATGCGAACCGACTCGTGCCCGGATCCGTACCAGTGATCACTTTGTCGACGCCGGCCGCCGACGCGCCGGTCGTACCTGGCGGCATCTCCGGCAGACCGGGCACTAGGGTTGTCAGGTGACCGACGAATCCCCCCTGCGCCGTCGGACCGCGCAACGCCCAGCAGGGAGCGAGCCGCACCACAACCCGCTGGCGTCCGCGCCGGCGTCCGATGTCGTGGGGCCCTCCCCTTCGCCCGGCGGGCCCGTTCCGCTGACCGCCCCCCGCGACGGCACCCCGGAACCGGTGGCCGACGTCGACGCTCTCGCCGACGTGGTGGCCCGGTTCGCCGCCGGCACCGGGCCGGTCGCCGTCGACGCCGAACGAGCTTCCGGATACCGCTACAGCCAGCGCGCGTATCTGGTCCAGCTACGCCGATCCGGGGCCGGAACCGCGCTGATCGACCCGCTGCCGTTGCCGGATCTGAGCACACTCGACACAGCGCTCGCCGACACCGAATGGGTGTTGCACGCGGCCAGCCAGGATCTTCCCTGCCTGGCGGACCTCGGTCTGCGTCCACGCCGGCTGTTCGACACCGAGCTGGCGGCCCGGCTGGCCGGCTTCGAACGCGTCGGGCTGGCCGCGCTCACCGAGTCGCTCCTCGGATTCTCGCTGGAGAAGCATCATTCCGCCGCCGACTGGTCGACCCGTCCACTGCCGGACTCGTGGCTCACCTACGCGGCGTTGGACGTGGAGATGCTGGTCGATCTGCGGGACGTGCTCGCGGTGGAGTTGGAGCGCCAAGGCAAGCAGCAGTGGGCGGCGGAGGAGTTCGCCGCCCTCGTCAACTGGGGCAGCCAGCCACCGCGGGCGCGCCCCGAGCCGTGGCGGCGGACCTCCGGCATCCACCGGGTACGCGGGGCGCGGGCGCAGGCCCGGGTTCGGGCGATCTGGTACGCCCGCGACGAGGTCGCGGCCCGGCGGGATTCGGCACCCGGCCGGGTGCTGCCGGACTCGGCGATCGTCGCGGCCGCCGAGCTGGATCCGCGCGACGAGCGGGCGCTGCTGGCGTTACCGGGGTTCAACGGCCGGTCGGTGCGTCGGCTGGCCCGGATCTGGCTGGACGCGTTGGCTGCCGCCCGGGCCCTGCCCGACGGCGAGTTGCCGGTGGCGCCGACGGTCGACGGTCCGCCGCCGCCGCACCGGTGGGCGGAGCGCGATCCGGCCGCGGCGGCCCGGCTGGCCCGCTGCCGGGAGGTCGTCATCCGCACCGCCGCAGCGGCGGTGCTGCCACCGGAGAACCTGATCGCACCGGATTCGATCCGTCGGTTGGCCTGGGCTCCGCCGGACGAGTTGACCGAGGAGTCGGTGGCGGCGACGTTGCGCGGCTTCGGTGCCCGCGCCTGGCAGGTGTCGCTGATCGTCGCCGAGCTGACCGGCGCGCTGGCGGGTCCACCGGACTGACGACCGGCCCGCGAGGCGACGTCGGGCTCCTCCCCGATCGTCGCCCCGCGCGGCTCAGCTCTCGAGCACCTCGTCACGCCGGGCGGACCAGGCCAGCGAGTGGCCGATACCGTCGGCGATGGACAGCTCCGGCTTCCAGTCCAGCAGTTGGCGGGCCCGGACGCTGCGGGTGTAGGAGCCGGCCGCGTCGCCGGGGCGGGGCCCGGTTTCGCGTACCCGCAGCGGCTGATCCGAGACGGACCGGAACGCCTCGACGAACTCGCGCACCGTCGTTCCGTCGCCGGTGCCGAGGTTGAGCACCTCGTAGCGCCGGTCGGTGTCCGGCGGCAGGATCTGGTCGAATCGGCGCAGCGCCTGCACGTGGGCCCGGGCCAGATCCCAGACGTGGATGTAGTCGCGGATCCCGGAGCCGTCGCGGGTCGGCCAGTCGACGCCGGTGATGGTGAACTCGGCGCCGGTCTCGGCGGCGGTGATCAGCCTGCCGAGCACGTGGGTCGGCTGGCGGATCTGCAGTCCGGTACGCAGTCGCGGGTCGGCGCCGATCGGGTTGAAGTAGCGCAGCGACAGGGCGCGCAGCGGCGTCGCGACGGCGCAGTCGGCGAGCATCTGCTCCATCATCGCCTTGGTCCACGCGTACGGGCTGGTCGGCTCGAGTGGTGACGACTCGTCGACGGAGAAGTCCTCGCCCGGGCGGTAGATGGCCGCCGACGAGCTGAACAGGTACCGCCGGGCTCCGTTGCGGAGCACGTGCTCGATGAAGTCGATCGACTTGGCGACGTTCTCGCGGTAGTAGCGCAGCGGCTCGGCGACCGACTCGGGCACCACGATGAGGGCGGCGGCGTGTACGACGGCGTCGATGTCCGGGTGGTCGGCGAAGATCCGGTCGATCAGCGCGCCGTCGGCGATGTCGCCGTGGTAGAACAGGCGGTCGCGGGTGAACTCGATCCGTCCGGTGCTGAGATTGTCCAGCAGCACCGGCGTCACGCCGTCGTCGAGGCAGGCGGAAGCGATCGTGCTACCGATGAAACCCGCGCCCCCGGCGATCAGAACCTTCACCGCGTCTCCTTCATGTCGGATTGCCACAAGGTACCCGACCCGGTTCGGCCCATTCTCGGCACCGGCGTGGACCGGGTGTGGCCCGGGCCACACCGAGTCCCACCGTCGACGCTAGTTACCGACAAGTAGCATCAGGGGGTCCGCCCCGCGTTTCCCAGGCCGGCTAGGAGGCCCATCGTGCCGCGTGAAGTCCGGGATGTCGTCTTCGTCGACGGCGTCCGCACCCCGTTCGGCAAAGCCGGCGGCATGTACGCCCACACCCGCGCCGACGACCTCGTCATCCGCTGCATCC
This window harbors:
- the galE gene encoding UDP-glucose 4-epimerase GalE, which encodes MKVLIAGGAGFIGSTIASACLDDGVTPVLLDNLSTGRIEFTRDRLFYHGDIADGALIDRIFADHPDIDAVVHAAALIVVPESVAEPLRYYRENVAKSIDFIEHVLRNGARRYLFSSSAAIYRPGEDFSVDESSPLEPTSPYAWTKAMMEQMLADCAVATPLRALSLRYFNPIGADPRLRTGLQIRQPTHVLGRLITAAETGAEFTITGVDWPTRDGSGIRDYIHVWDLARAHVQALRRFDQILPPDTDRRYEVLNLGTGDGTTVREFVEAFRSVSDQPLRVRETGPRPGDAAGSYTRSVRARQLLDWKPELSIADGIGHSLAWSARRDEVLES
- a CDS encoding HRDC domain-containing protein, translating into MASAPASDVVGPSPSPGGPVPLTAPRDGTPEPVADVDALADVVARFAAGTGPVAVDAERASGYRYSQRAYLVQLRRSGAGTALIDPLPLPDLSTLDTALADTEWVLHAASQDLPCLADLGLRPRRLFDTELAARLAGFERVGLAALTESLLGFSLEKHHSAADWSTRPLPDSWLTYAALDVEMLVDLRDVLAVELERQGKQQWAAEEFAALVNWGSQPPRARPEPWRRTSGIHRVRGARAQARVRAIWYARDEVAARRDSAPGRVLPDSAIVAAAELDPRDERALLALPGFNGRSVRRLARIWLDALAAARALPDGELPVAPTVDGPPPPHRWAERDPAAAARLARCREVVIRTAAAAVLPPENLIAPDSIRRLAWAPPDELTEESVAATLRGFGARAWQVSLIVAELTGALAGPPD